The following proteins come from a genomic window of Candidatus Francisella endociliophora:
- a CDS encoding HEPN domain-containing protein: MKTDLSNLPASKQNHLSQIVAVIRDEFEQVTGFSHGKRKNSKILKIILFGSFATGKWVNDPAHGYISDYDILVILDRQELVEEYRIWDNVESRMAARIRPEVNIIVHSLKEVNEALVKGQYFFSDIKRDGIVLYESDRRELALAGNLSKSESKEIAEKDYEQWFESASEFVEFFQVAIERNYPKKAAFFLHQASEHFYACLLLVFTNYKPNTHNLVKLNSLAIELDEQTAEIFPQTSKVERRRFQLLKKAYIEARYSKHYKITEEELTWLGERVKQLQLLTEKLCKDKISEFDK, translated from the coding sequence ATGAAAACAGATTTAAGCAACTTACCAGCATCTAAGCAAAATCATCTATCTCAGATAGTCGCTGTTATACGCGATGAGTTTGAGCAAGTGACAGGCTTTTCTCATGGTAAAAGAAAAAACAGTAAGATTTTAAAGATTATCCTATTCGGTAGTTTTGCTACAGGTAAATGGGTCAATGATCCTGCACATGGTTATATAAGTGACTATGATATCTTGGTTATATTAGATCGCCAAGAGCTAGTAGAAGAGTACAGGATTTGGGATAATGTTGAATCTCGTATGGCTGCTAGGATTCGCCCAGAAGTAAATATAATTGTCCACTCTCTTAAAGAGGTAAATGAAGCTCTTGTAAAAGGGCAATATTTCTTTTCTGATATAAAACGAGATGGAATAGTGCTATATGAGTCAGATCGTAGAGAATTAGCATTAGCTGGTAATCTAAGCAAATCTGAATCAAAAGAAATCGCTGAAAAAGACTACGAACAATGGTTTGAGAGTGCTAGTGAATTTGTCGAATTCTTTCAAGTAGCAATTGAAAGAAACTATCCGAAAAAAGCAGCTTTTTTTCTACATCAAGCTTCGGAGCATTTTTATGCTTGTTTACTTTTAGTTTTTACAAACTATAAACCAAACACTCATAATTTGGTTAAACTCAACTCATTAGCAATTGAATTAGATGAGCAGACTGCTGAGATATTTCCACAAACTAGTAAGGTTGAGCGTCGCAGATTTCAACTTTTAAAGAAAGCATATATAGAGGCTCGCTATTCAAAACATTACAAGATAACTGAAGAAGAACTAACTTGGCTGGGTGAGAGAGTTAAACAATTACAGCTTCTGACAGAAAAGCTTTGTAAAGATAAGATTAGTGAGTTTGATAAATGA
- a CDS encoding lipase family protein, which translates to MKKVRQNLMIISGRSKNIDFTGHSLGGAIAQIQSVYFANKMRGTTKTFEAFGLKSQVHLTLEVIHDNKVYYPTLNPIKSLRSWASTFGILFDGGDWEDLEDKLIGKYAGDKVNIDSKITNYIREGDLVGTTAELVGSTNVIKTGLSSLSVTLLHSMSNYRYQGYLPDGTLIDTQINTTNASILSEKLSPAYQEIINTQKAKYKACFSKMSNYIEV; encoded by the coding sequence ATGAAAAAGGTCAGACAGAATCTTATGATAATTTCTGGACGCAGTAAAAACATAGACTTTACAGGTCATAGTTTGGGTGGTGCAATTGCACAAATTCAATCGGTATATTTTGCTAATAAAATGCGAGGAACTACAAAGACCTTTGAAGCATTTGGACTTAAAAGCCAAGTACACTTAACTTTAGAAGTTATACATGACAATAAAGTTTACTACCCTACTTTAAACCCTATTAAGTCTTTACGCTCTTGGGCAAGTACATTTGGTATATTGTTTGATGGTGGTGATTGGGAAGATTTGGAAGATAAGCTAATAGGTAAGTATGCTGGAGATAAGGTCAATATTGACAGTAAAATAACCAACTATATAAGGGAAGGAGATTTGGTTGGAACTACAGCTGAATTAGTTGGCAGTACAAATGTCATAAAGACAGGGTTATCTTCATTGTCAGTTACTCTATTACATTCAATGAGTAACTATAGGTATCAAGGCTATCTACCTGATGGTACTTTAATTGATACTCAAATAAATACTACTAATGCTAGTATCTTGAGTGAAAAGCTAAGCCCTGCATACCAAGAAATTATAAACACTCAAAAAGCAAAATATAAAGCTTGTTTCTCTAAAATGTCTAACTATATCGAGGTTTAA
- a CDS encoding bifunctional ADP-dependent NAD(P)H-hydrate dehydratase/NAD(P)H-hydrate epimerase: MCFLSELQNRQIEEYAISQGLNLIENASDEIVSLICSKFDKKNKILVVVGSGNNGSDGIAAAIKLYSQGYDVDIYRVFPKANLDNQGYYDKFFKLKKPLEKLPNVSDYDVIIDGIFGIGLDRDLEGDILELVKTINQNSKYTLAIDVPSGLGAFNAKVYGEAILARQTVTFLADKQGLHTGDGLDYAGQVTVKELINSENIKISQSEYQVYKNHIQDINLDNILRKKKNTNKGTYGNLAIIGGNVGMNGALQLAGKSSLYSGCGKVSMISLDKDFRADMSMPELMTKSLGDIPKNLNTFSALAVGVGFDTTDDAQQVLELIIDNLTQPAIFDADALNIISTNQQIREKFIKLENKIITPHPAEAARLLGCTIQEIQDDRFAAARTLAKKYNATVVLKGAGSLICKDNGIYINATGNQGMAVAGQGDVLSGIIGAFLAQGLDTLSASRLAVYIHGLAGDKLAKKLGGYIGIFPSRVAEEVCEALNNIYILQ, translated from the coding sequence ATGTGTTTTCTTTCTGAATTACAAAATCGTCAAATTGAAGAATATGCTATTTCTCAAGGGTTAAATCTTATTGAAAATGCTTCTGATGAAATAGTAAGCCTTATTTGCTCTAAGTTTGATAAGAAAAATAAAATCTTGGTAGTTGTTGGATCTGGTAATAATGGTAGTGATGGCATTGCTGCAGCTATCAAACTATATAGTCAAGGTTATGATGTAGATATCTATAGAGTCTTTCCAAAAGCAAACCTAGATAATCAAGGTTATTATGATAAATTTTTTAAACTTAAAAAGCCTTTGGAAAAATTACCAAATGTAAGTGACTATGATGTAATTATAGATGGAATATTTGGCATAGGATTAGATAGAGATCTTGAGGGAGATATTTTAGAGCTTGTTAAAACTATAAATCAAAATTCTAAATATACGTTAGCTATAGATGTACCAAGTGGTTTAGGTGCTTTTAATGCTAAGGTTTATGGTGAAGCAATTCTAGCTAGACAGACAGTTACATTTTTAGCAGATAAGCAGGGCTTACATACAGGCGATGGTCTTGATTATGCTGGTCAGGTAACTGTCAAAGAGCTAATTAATAGTGAAAATATCAAAATTAGTCAATCAGAGTATCAAGTCTATAAAAATCATATTCAAGATATAAATCTCGATAATATTCTTAGGAAAAAGAAAAATACTAACAAAGGCACTTATGGCAATCTAGCTATAATTGGTGGTAATGTTGGTATGAATGGGGCTTTGCAATTAGCTGGTAAAAGTTCGCTATATAGTGGTTGTGGTAAGGTCTCGATGATATCTTTAGATAAAGATTTTCGTGCAGATATGTCTATGCCAGAGTTAATGACAAAATCTCTAGGAGATATCCCTAAAAATCTAAATACTTTCTCAGCTTTAGCAGTAGGAGTTGGTTTTGATACAACTGATGACGCTCAACAAGTTTTAGAGTTGATAATTGATAACCTAACTCAACCTGCAATATTTGATGCAGATGCTCTAAATATAATCTCAACTAATCAGCAAATTAGAGAGAAATTTATTAAATTAGAAAACAAAATAATAACTCCACACCCAGCAGAGGCGGCAAGATTACTTGGCTGTACTATTCAAGAGATTCAAGATGATAGATTTGCTGCAGCTAGAACTTTAGCTAAAAAATATAATGCCACAGTCGTACTAAAAGGAGCTGGAAGCCTAATTTGTAAAGATAATGGTATCTATATAAATGCTACAGGCAATCAAGGTATGGCAGTAGCAGGGCAAGGCGATGTGCTATCTGGGATCATTGGAGCATTTTTAGCTCAAGGTTTAGATACTCTATCAGCAAGTAGGTTGGCTGTATATATCCATGGCTTAGCTGGTGATAAGTTAGCTAAAAAATTAGGTGGTTATATTGGAATATTTCCTAGTAGAGTAGCTGAAGAAGTTTGTGAGGCTTTGAATAATATTTATATTCTTCAGTAG
- a CDS encoding SGNH/GDSL hydrolase family protein: MKFLKVLLVLTIVSGAYAKDNTHYKNFIVFGDSISDTGNLPENYLLQNSAEDLPMNYVVPVTNPIAENMLGTNFQMPSFVADNYPDMTWAWSVPNSEYAELSHPNKEHYSFGWFDYFIYNTYPQANTPSMVNWIDLYRNPNSLKDSTSLNYAVVGAMTIDGYTNPDYFAVTTPVDEGDIGKEQEQVKSKIDSYTKSVSNDNWENLAVAGVIKQIKFYLYDKNKYSQLQDNTDTAYIVWIGANDISNAMLNKLLKGKLNAFKQDIGTFKLPGNIANNIQEAVKMLEKQAGAKHIYVINAYNLGLTPTARNFGALYSLPSLISQALNAQLEILFVNDSNVKVIDMGSKLDKAIVSREFVAKAKKTETCSKDYFSAQVIENNCYYKPMSPREGYPFWNNSHLAQPMQQIIAFELMNKIINEPFLERANVLTIQNPEKIDKEIAAIANSIVNK, encoded by the coding sequence TTGAAGTTTTTGAAAGTGTTATTAGTTTTGACAATAGTATCTGGGGCTTATGCTAAGGACAATACGCATTACAAAAATTTTATAGTATTTGGCGATAGTATCTCTGATACAGGAAATCTTCCGGAAAACTATTTACTGCAAAATTCTGCAGAAGATCTACCGATGAATTATGTTGTTCCTGTAACTAATCCTATAGCTGAAAATATGCTAGGCACTAATTTTCAAATGCCTAGTTTTGTTGCAGATAACTATCCTGATATGACTTGGGCATGGAGTGTTCCAAATAGTGAATATGCTGAGCTTTCTCATCCAAATAAAGAACATTATTCATTTGGGTGGTTTGATTATTTTATTTATAATACTTATCCTCAAGCTAACACACCTTCGATGGTGAACTGGATAGATCTATACCGCAATCCAAATAGTCTAAAAGATAGTACTTCGCTTAACTATGCTGTTGTTGGAGCTATGACTATAGATGGTTATACCAATCCAGACTATTTCGCTGTAACTACGCCTGTCGATGAGGGCGATATAGGTAAAGAGCAAGAGCAAGTTAAGTCTAAAATAGATAGCTATACTAAAAGCGTTTCTAACGATAATTGGGAAAATTTAGCTGTTGCTGGAGTTATAAAGCAAATTAAATTTTATTTATATGATAAAAATAAATATTCTCAGCTTCAGGATAATACAGATACTGCATATATCGTTTGGATTGGAGCTAATGATATTAGTAATGCTATGTTAAATAAGCTTCTTAAAGGTAAGCTAAATGCTTTTAAGCAAGATATCGGTACATTTAAGCTGCCAGGAAATATAGCAAATAACATTCAAGAAGCTGTGAAAATGCTAGAAAAGCAAGCCGGTGCAAAACATATTTATGTTATTAATGCTTATAATTTAGGCCTAACACCAACAGCAAGAAATTTTGGAGCTTTATATTCGCTTCCTTCTTTGATATCACAAGCATTGAATGCTCAGCTAGAAATACTATTTGTTAATGATAGTAATGTGAAAGTTATAGATATGGGTAGTAAGTTAGATAAAGCAATAGTATCTCGAGAGTTTGTAGCAAAAGCTAAAAAAACAGAAACATGTAGTAAAGACTATTTTAGTGCGCAAGTTATTGAAAATAATTGTTATTATAAGCCTATGAGTCCTAGAGAAGGGTATCCTTTTTGGAATAATAGTCACCTTGCACAACCTATGCAGCAAATCATAGCATTTGAACTTATGAATAAGATAATCAATGAACCATTCTTAGAAAGAGCTAATGTTTTGACTATTCAAAATCCAGAAAAAATTGATAAAGAAATAGCAGCTATAGCTAATTCAATAGTTAATAAGTAA
- a CDS encoding alpha/beta hydrolase, producing the protein MNEDKVLVLVHGFIKNSKDMRTLRDFFAKKFDDIISVDLPTTFVSLEVAVTRLCEVLKNIPKTKTITFVAHSMGGLITCKAIHELNLDNIDKCIFIATPFAGSKVADFGDKIPFYSKVLKPNKDLLATDKYIEFCNSVTDKFPTGLIAGNKHSKFNLLAKLCLSKEHDGLVDVDSVFAINSSDRVVLNKNHREIHHDAETFSKIAYFLENNKFK; encoded by the coding sequence ATGAATGAAGATAAAGTTTTAGTATTAGTGCATGGATTTATTAAAAATAGTAAAGACATGCGTACTCTTAGAGATTTTTTTGCAAAAAAGTTTGACGATATAATATCTGTTGATTTACCTACTACTTTTGTAAGTCTTGAGGTTGCTGTTACAAGGTTATGTGAGGTTCTTAAAAATATTCCAAAAACAAAAACCATTACATTTGTCGCACATAGTATGGGAGGGCTTATAACTTGTAAAGCTATACATGAGTTAAATCTTGATAATATTGATAAATGTATTTTTATAGCGACACCATTTGCAGGATCAAAAGTGGCAGATTTTGGTGATAAGATTCCTTTTTATTCAAAAGTTTTAAAGCCAAATAAAGATTTATTAGCAACAGATAAATATATAGAGTTTTGTAATAGTGTTACAGATAAGTTTCCTACTGGTTTAATAGCTGGTAATAAGCACTCAAAGTTTAATTTGTTAGCTAAACTTTGCTTAAGTAAGGAGCATGATGGTCTAGTAGATGTTGATTCTGTTTTTGCTATTAATAGTAGTGATAGAGTTGTTTTAAATAAGAATCATAGAGAAATACACCATGATGCAGAAACTTTTAGTAAAATAGCTTACTTTTTGGAAAATAATAAATTTAAATAA
- a CDS encoding dipeptide epimerase has translation MNKIIDIRTSIIKTPLKRTFVTAVRSTNHIDSLVVELTLDNGQKGYGVAPATTAITGDTLQGMTYIINEVFAPVIKGSKLEDYKETIEHAFKRVMFNSAAKMAVDLAFHGLLAKQKNISVAQLLGAKKNTIETDVSISCGSVAETIQNIQNGVEAGFNAIKVKTGADFKRDIELLKAIDSEFSRDIKFRFDANQGWSILQTRQFIEELNKYDINVEIIEQPVKYSDIASMREITQFSNIPVVADESVFDAKDAQRVIDEKACNMINIKLAKTGGILEAQKIKKIANEANIPCMVGCMMESPVGILATASFALSEGISVADLDPLDWVDKSIYSDYIGFEEPNIILKNTKGFGFSA, from the coding sequence ATGAATAAAATAATAGATATAAGAACATCAATCATTAAAACACCTCTTAAAAGAACTTTTGTAACGGCTGTTAGAAGTACTAATCATATAGATTCTCTAGTTGTTGAGCTAACTTTAGATAATGGTCAAAAAGGTTATGGAGTAGCTCCTGCAACGACTGCTATAACAGGTGATACACTACAAGGGATGACTTATATAATTAATGAGGTTTTTGCACCTGTAATAAAAGGCTCAAAATTAGAGGATTATAAAGAAACTATAGAGCATGCTTTTAAGCGAGTAATGTTTAATAGTGCTGCTAAGATGGCCGTAGATCTTGCTTTTCATGGCTTACTAGCAAAACAAAAAAATATATCTGTAGCACAGTTACTTGGTGCTAAGAAAAATACTATAGAAACCGATGTGTCTATAAGTTGTGGTAGTGTTGCAGAAACTATCCAAAATATTCAGAATGGTGTTGAAGCTGGTTTTAATGCTATCAAAGTTAAAACTGGTGCGGATTTTAAAAGAGATATAGAACTTCTAAAAGCTATTGATAGTGAATTTTCGCGTGATATTAAGTTTAGGTTTGATGCTAATCAGGGTTGGAGTATTTTACAAACTAGACAATTTATCGAAGAGCTTAATAAATACGATATAAATGTTGAGATTATTGAACAGCCTGTAAAATATTCTGATATTGCTAGTATGAGAGAGATTACTCAATTTAGTAATATACCTGTGGTTGCCGATGAGTCAGTTTTTGATGCTAAAGATGCACAACGAGTAATAGATGAAAAAGCTTGTAATATGATAAATATTAAACTAGCAAAAACTGGTGGAATATTAGAAGCACAAAAAATTAAAAAAATAGCGAATGAGGCAAATATCCCATGTATGGTAGGTTGTATGATGGAATCCCCTGTTGGGATATTAGCGACAGCTAGCTTTGCATTGTCAGAAGGTATAAGTGTTGCTGACCTTGATCCTCTAGATTGGGTTGATAAAAGTATATATAGTGATTATATAGGCTTTGAAGAGCCTAATATTATTTTGAAAAATACCAAAGGTTTTGGGTTTAGTGCTTAA
- a CDS encoding DUF819 domain-containing protein: MITTSLSYISSLLMICSLIVLISSRSKSKIFEYFPAIVIIYFTIVVLSMLGFWDASSMQIKQTKSQLEDLILPIMLFLMLIRCDIRMVIKLGRKLLIAFFGASLSIIIAFTIMYLTVGKHISPDAWKGFSALSASWMGGTGNMVAVKQALGTPDNQMGYILLTDSISYTIWFAFLFVLISRANIFDKWTKAGCIEEHIKKVNIEDPYNIKGDINFVGIFVLVAVAFTATDIANILSSYLPATQLISAKTWTILLVTLFGFVGAMTPLARIRSDSIIASIFLYFLVALIASGSTFEGFSEAPIYIVCGLMVLTIHAIIMVIIAKVFKLNLAMCSIASLANIGGIAGAPILASAYCRSLVSIAVVMSLLGFLIGTQGGLIVAKILSGFAI, translated from the coding sequence ATGATAACAACTTCACTTTCTTACATATCATCATTGTTAATGATATGTAGCCTTATTGTACTTATTTCTAGTAGATCAAAGTCTAAAATCTTTGAATATTTTCCTGCTATTGTAATTATTTATTTCACAATAGTAGTTTTATCTATGCTTGGTTTTTGGGATGCTAGCTCAATGCAGATTAAGCAAACTAAATCACAGCTAGAAGATCTGATACTTCCTATAATGCTATTTTTGATGTTAATTCGTTGTGATATTAGAATGGTAATAAAGCTTGGGAGAAAATTACTAATAGCATTCTTTGGTGCAAGCCTAAGCATTATTATAGCGTTTACAATCATGTATTTAACAGTTGGAAAGCATATATCGCCAGATGCTTGGAAAGGATTCTCAGCATTATCAGCAAGCTGGATGGGTGGTACAGGTAATATGGTTGCAGTCAAGCAAGCTTTAGGTACTCCGGATAATCAAATGGGTTACATACTTCTTACAGATTCAATTAGTTATACTATTTGGTTTGCATTTTTATTTGTTCTAATTTCTAGAGCTAATATCTTTGATAAATGGACAAAAGCTGGCTGTATAGAAGAGCATATCAAAAAAGTAAATATAGAAGATCCTTATAATATTAAAGGGGATATAAATTTTGTAGGAATTTTTGTGCTAGTGGCTGTTGCATTTACAGCTACAGACATAGCAAATATATTATCCTCATATCTTCCTGCTACACAGTTAATATCAGCTAAAACTTGGACTATTCTTTTAGTTACGTTATTTGGATTTGTTGGTGCTATGACACCTCTTGCTAGAATCAGAAGTGATAGTATTATAGCAAGTATATTTTTATATTTTCTTGTTGCTCTTATTGCGTCTGGCTCAACTTTTGAAGGTTTCTCAGAAGCTCCAATATATATAGTTTGTGGACTTATGGTTTTAACTATACATGCAATAATTATGGTTATTATTGCTAAAGTATTTAAGTTAAATTTGGCTATGTGTTCGATTGCTTCTTTAGCAAATATTGGTGGTATTGCTGGAGCTCCAATTCTTGCTAGTGCATATTGTAGAAGTTTAGTTTCCATTGCGGTAGTTATGTCATTGTTAGGTTTTCTTATAGGAACTCAAGGTGGTTTAATTGTAGCTAAAATACTTTCTGGATTTGCAATATGA
- a CDS encoding glutathione peroxidase, with protein sequence MSIYDFKLTANDGTEFYLPKNKVLLIVNVASKCGFTKQYNGLQHLHKLYPDLEVVAFPCNSFGGQEPGEDGEIKEFCQTNFGITFPIMKKTKVNGKNAEPIFEYLKEKAKGVLGTERIKWNFTKFLISKDGQTVQRYAPRVIPEDLIPDIENFLKD encoded by the coding sequence ATGTCTATTTATGATTTTAAGCTTACAGCAAATGATGGTACGGAATTTTATTTACCAAAAAATAAGGTTTTGCTTATTGTAAATGTTGCAAGTAAATGTGGTTTTACTAAACAGTATAACGGGCTTCAACATCTTCATAAGTTATACCCTGATTTGGAGGTTGTAGCATTTCCTTGTAATTCCTTTGGAGGCCAAGAGCCGGGTGAAGATGGAGAGATTAAAGAATTCTGCCAAACAAATTTTGGTATTACATTTCCCATTATGAAAAAGACAAAAGTTAATGGAAAAAATGCTGAACCAATATTTGAGTATCTAAAAGAGAAAGCTAAAGGTGTATTAGGTACAGAAAGAATTAAATGGAATTTTACAAAATTCTTAATTTCAAAAGATGGTCAAACTGTACAGAGATATGCTCCTAGAGTTATTCCAGAAGATTTAATTCCTGATATTGAGAATTTCTTAAAAGACTAA
- a CDS encoding chorismate mutase, which produces MKKYIILALGFVFCSSVFAMATNSAKPSVEGYKAKIMNADQQIVQLMAERKGWRKKMLKLEKKQNLEHYDPFEDKSLANTRTSFAIQYDVSPKLVKEIFDILNKDTQTADQSF; this is translated from the coding sequence ATGAAAAAATATATAATCTTAGCTCTTGGCTTTGTTTTTTGTAGTTCAGTATTTGCAATGGCAACAAATTCTGCAAAACCATCTGTAGAAGGTTACAAAGCAAAAATAATGAATGCAGATCAACAGATTGTTCAGTTAATGGCTGAGCGTAAAGGTTGGCGCAAAAAAATGTTAAAGCTTGAGAAAAAGCAAAATCTAGAGCATTATGATCCATTTGAAGATAAATCATTAGCAAATACGCGTACATCATTTGCAATACAGTATGATGTGTCTCCTAAGTTAGTAAAAGAGATTTTTGATATCTTAAACAAAGATACTCAAACTGCAGATCAAAGTTTTTAA
- a CDS encoding chorismate mutase: MKRKITIASIFYILATGLLFADTSGAVNQPIQHLRKQIDKIDEQIIKLVEKRDEVVKKLTDYKSEHNLPVISPERNVRLQKQHEILAGKYNVSQEKIDDVFKAVMTP; this comes from the coding sequence ATGAAAAGAAAGATTACTATAGCAAGTATTTTCTATATTTTAGCGACTGGGTTACTATTTGCAGATACAAGTGGAGCTGTAAATCAGCCTATTCAACATTTAAGAAAGCAAATAGATAAAATTGATGAACAGATAATAAAGCTAGTTGAAAAAAGAGACGAAGTCGTAAAAAAACTAACAGATTACAAGAGTGAACATAACCTACCTGTGATATCTCCAGAGCGAAATGTGAGATTACAGAAACAACATGAAATTTTAGCTGGTAAATATAATGTATCTCAAGAGAAGATTGATGATGTTTTTAAAGCAGTAATGACACCATAA
- a CDS encoding adenosine deaminase family protein: protein MLKKDILSIPKVVLHDHLDGGLRSQTIIELADNYNISLPEKNSQKLLEWFSEEFSSKDFDKCFDSFNVACSVMQTVEAIERVAFEFAEDHALENVIYVEARFCPFFHREKGLSYDQIIESIAKGFSRAKQKYDIETGILVCGMYHFTDDTNLELAKLCLKHNEIVGYDFAGMDLNGSVSTAHPKTISFLQENNIDFTIHSGEFSNIQNIKDSILTGAKRIGHACNLYKTVDNDLLREVVGLLIDKNVHIESNVSSNLALGIVDSFENHPYQRMFGDNINVALNTDDRLMLNNISITDEYYSAHLKNNLSFSSMVIMNLNAAKAAFIKGDKKEKIVTKVKAFAESEIL, encoded by the coding sequence ATGCTAAAAAAAGATATTTTATCAATTCCTAAAGTAGTATTGCATGATCATCTAGATGGAGGGCTAAGATCTCAAACTATTATTGAACTTGCAGATAATTATAATATAAGCCTTCCTGAGAAAAATTCGCAAAAACTTTTAGAATGGTTTTCAGAGGAATTTTCATCAAAAGATTTTGATAAATGTTTTGATTCATTTAATGTCGCATGTTCTGTAATGCAAACTGTAGAAGCTATTGAAAGAGTTGCCTTTGAATTTGCAGAAGATCATGCATTAGAAAATGTAATATATGTTGAAGCAAGATTTTGTCCATTTTTTCATAGAGAAAAGGGGTTATCATATGATCAAATAATAGAGAGTATTGCCAAAGGTTTTAGTAGGGCAAAGCAGAAGTATGATATTGAAACAGGTATATTAGTTTGTGGAATGTATCATTTCACCGATGATACTAATCTAGAACTTGCAAAATTATGCTTAAAGCATAATGAAATTGTTGGTTATGATTTTGCGGGTATGGATTTAAATGGTAGTGTATCTACAGCACATCCAAAAACTATAAGTTTTCTGCAAGAAAACAATATTGACTTTACAATTCATAGTGGAGAGTTCTCAAATATCCAAAATATAAAAGATAGTATATTAACTGGAGCAAAAAGAATTGGTCATGCCTGTAATTTGTATAAAACTGTAGATAATGATCTTTTACGAGAAGTTGTTGGACTACTTATAGATAAAAATGTACATATAGAATCTAATGTTAGTAGCAATCTAGCACTAGGGATAGTTGATAGTTTTGAGAATCATCCATATCAAAGAATGTTTGGAGATAATATAAACGTTGCTTTAAACACTGATGATAGATTAATGCTTAACAATATATCTATAACTGATGAGTATTATAGTGCACATCTAAAAAATAATTTATCTTTCTCTAGCATGGTTATTATGAATTTAAATGCTGCAAAGGCAGCGTTTATCAAAGGTGATAAAAAAGAAAAAATAGTTACAAAAGTAAAGGCTTTTGCTGAATCTGAGATATTATGA